Proteins co-encoded in one Natronorubrum daqingense genomic window:
- a CDS encoding zinc-dependent alcohol dehydrogenase family protein, which yields MRAAVLEEHGEPLSIEDVDAPEPDPRGAVVEVEACGVCRSDWHGWQGDWGWLGLETQQGQILGHEPAGTVIAVGDEIENVSEGDHVAVPFNLGDGTCHECRRGHSNTCENVMPLGFVPPVQGAFAEQVHVPAADHNLVQLPDGVSSVDMAGLGCRFMTSFHALAHRADVSAGDWVSVHGVGGVGLSAVHIADALGANVIAVDLKEQKLEKAEELGAVETVNAGDADDVAAEVKAIADGGADVSMDALGIETTSQNSVQSLGNRGQHLQVGLTTQDEQGMITVPSDAMVMQEIEFIGSLGMPPTRYDEIFRMVSTGKLRPADVVSETIDLEDVSDKLAAMTDYETEGIPVIDSF from the coding sequence ATGCGTGCAGCAGTTCTCGAAGAACACGGTGAACCGCTCTCGATCGAAGACGTCGACGCGCCGGAGCCCGACCCTCGGGGTGCCGTCGTCGAGGTCGAGGCCTGTGGCGTCTGCCGGAGCGACTGGCACGGTTGGCAGGGCGACTGGGGGTGGCTCGGACTCGAGACCCAACAGGGTCAGATTCTGGGCCACGAACCGGCGGGAACGGTCATCGCCGTCGGTGACGAAATCGAGAACGTCTCCGAAGGCGATCACGTCGCCGTCCCGTTCAATTTGGGCGACGGTACCTGCCACGAGTGTCGTCGCGGCCACTCGAACACCTGCGAGAACGTGATGCCACTCGGATTCGTTCCGCCCGTTCAGGGGGCGTTCGCCGAACAGGTCCACGTCCCAGCCGCCGACCACAACCTCGTCCAACTACCCGACGGTGTCTCGTCGGTTGACATGGCCGGCCTCGGCTGTCGGTTCATGACCTCGTTTCACGCGCTGGCCCACCGAGCAGACGTGAGTGCGGGCGACTGGGTCTCCGTTCACGGTGTCGGCGGCGTCGGCCTCTCGGCGGTCCACATCGCCGACGCCCTCGGCGCGAACGTGATCGCCGTCGACCTCAAAGAGCAGAAACTCGAGAAGGCGGAAGAACTCGGCGCCGTCGAGACGGTCAACGCCGGCGACGCAGACGACGTCGCGGCCGAGGTCAAAGCCATCGCCGACGGCGGTGCCGACGTCTCGATGGACGCCCTCGGAATCGAGACGACGTCGCAAAATTCGGTCCAGAGCCTCGGCAACCGCGGCCAGCACCTCCAGGTCGGCCTCACCACGCAGGACGAACAGGGGATGATCACCGTCCCCTCCGACGCGATGGTGATGCAGGAGATCGAGTTCATCGGCTCGCTCGGCATGCCGCCGACGCGCTACGACGAGATCTTCCGGATGGTCTCGACCGGAAAGCTCCGGCCCGCCGACGTCGTCTCCGAGACGATCGACCTCGAGGACGTCTCCGACAAACTCGCCGCGATGACCGACTACGAAACCGAGGGCATCCCGGTCATCGATAGCTTCTAG
- a CDS encoding DUF5784 family protein, translating into MARPLRFRYSPTSWSEQKVRHEILQPLRSNIGARAVSPRFEIGANWETHRFEMQNGDVALFARNDEEAYWMGNTETPSSLWRTNKVGWREVSHHVTRWSKRELLATLHEEDPWLADYPHISWFFLPVFMSKDGRESTRAFFREHAAGFPDAGRRETTRFFEDFLRTGVLDEYRHVMSGKLGTSDHVDRVRMSAALGEFIAAKILTDAGYLIEPEIEVTTGHSLDFRAEDESTNVLVEVTRPQPPANRSASGPVAAVRDTAETKTNGQLAEHGGGAVLFVDCSSFRDEAWNAVRGEQPDVRHRPAVVYRTRPNGHVEGYQKGSVPLDLDGAMELLN; encoded by the coding sequence GTGGCACGGCCGCTTCGCTTTCGGTATTCGCCCACGTCGTGGAGCGAACAGAAAGTCCGACACGAGATTTTGCAACCCCTTCGCTCGAACATTGGCGCTCGAGCGGTTTCGCCCCGCTTCGAGATCGGCGCGAACTGGGAGACGCATCGCTTCGAGATGCAAAACGGCGACGTTGCGCTCTTCGCGCGAAACGACGAAGAAGCCTACTGGATGGGAAACACCGAGACGCCCTCTTCGCTGTGGCGGACCAACAAGGTCGGCTGGCGAGAGGTTTCCCATCACGTCACTCGCTGGAGCAAGCGAGAACTCCTCGCGACGCTTCACGAGGAGGACCCGTGGCTCGCCGATTACCCACACATTTCGTGGTTCTTCCTCCCCGTTTTCATGTCCAAAGACGGCCGTGAATCGACGCGGGCGTTCTTCCGGGAACACGCCGCCGGTTTCCCCGACGCCGGCCGCCGCGAGACGACGCGCTTTTTCGAAGACTTCCTCCGGACGGGCGTCCTCGACGAGTATCGACACGTGATGTCGGGGAAACTCGGGACCAGCGACCACGTCGACCGCGTTCGAATGAGCGCCGCATTAGGCGAGTTTATCGCGGCGAAGATCCTCACCGACGCCGGCTATCTTATCGAACCCGAAATCGAGGTCACGACCGGTCACTCGCTGGATTTCCGGGCCGAAGACGAATCGACGAACGTCCTCGTCGAAGTGACGCGCCCGCAACCGCCGGCTAATCGCTCCGCGTCGGGACCCGTCGCCGCCGTGCGCGACACCGCCGAGACGAAGACCAACGGCCAACTCGCCGAACACGGCGGCGGTGCCGTCCTCTTCGTCGACTGCTCGAGTTTCCGCGACGAAGCCTGGAACGCCGTCCGCGGCGAACAACCCGACGTTCGCCACCGCCCCGCCGTCGTCTATCGCACCCGACCGAACGGGCACGTCGAGGGCTACCAGAAGGGGTCGGTGCCGCTCGATCTGGACGGAGCGATGGAGTTGCTGAACTGA